The nucleotide window CATGGAACACTATCACGCTTGTCTCTGATGGGTCACTATTTCATGAACAACCCAGGATGTATGGCTGTTGAAGACTGGTGCATATACAATTTAACAAATAACAGTTCTTATGCAGAAAGCAGTCACAGAGAAAAACAGCTAATCAAAACACATTACAACattaatttttcactttttataAATGGAGTAAAGatgcttttaaatatatttacagTTAGAAAAAGGACTTAGGATTACTACAAATCAAAATTATTTAGAAATTATGAAAGTGAAGTTCATTTGAATTATAACATTATAAACAGAGTAAATTGCCATTCTACTTAGAATTTGTCTACTCTGATGTCAGTGTTGTCACATCCCTTTAATCACAAACGGGAAAACATCTTAACTTTAATGCCAAAACAGGCATCATTGCAACGCAAACACTGGCAATGTAATAGTTCAgttaaaaccaccacagctcaGTTTTCAGATCCTGACTTGTGTTGTATCTGTAGTTAGAAATTTCTTTTCTATATTTCATTCCATAAAGAACAGCGAGACTTTTCAGTATTCTTTTTGGTTATAACCACGCTTGTACCACATTTTGGAGACTTATCTAGAGACAATTGAATCATAGTAAAATCCACATCATCGTCCCTTCCTTCCAAAGCAAAAGGCTACTTATTTCTGAAGATACAAAGAGACCTCttgttggcagtgctgggtggttTATTCACATAACGCTAAGTGAAAATACGTTCCCTGTTCAGTGAACTACTGGTAATAGATTATTATTTGTTTGCAAAGAATTCTGAAATGTGTTAGcattcattacattttaaattagAAACACATTTCATAAACATCTTGCAATGAGATTTGCTTTCATTAAACTGCTTACTTTATACAGTTTCAGCTCTCTTGCAATCCATTACATCAGTATATTCTGCACATAGTCCcacctaaaaataaaatataaaaaaataaagttgagaagcatgtatttttcttttaaaaactacTGTACGTTGTTCTGAACATCCACCCAGCCCCCAAAACATTTAAGAACCTTAAAATGCATTGTATTACAGATACTAAGACGTGGCCGGGTAACGGCAATGGACAGACACCCTACTTAGTAAGATAAAGCAGAATACATAATTAACAGGTCAGTAGTTATCCACTTGAAATAGCCTATAATAAGCATTTGATGTCTAAAAAGTTTAAACAGCAACACCAAGGAATGAGGTATGTATGTTCTCAGATATCACATCAGACTTTCATTTTATGTAACTAACTGTATTTCACAACTAGCATCTTACAAAATAGAACAGTACCATTGTGCCTGTAGAAGTACTgcattaaaaacagaaaaatacattacTACAAGAAACCACCAAACATCACAATTGTCAGGGGCTACAAAAATCTATCGTTTTAGCTGTTAAGAAGACCAGTCATACGTTGGTAATAATCTGGGGCTGGATTCACTACCAAGACGGTCCATCCAACTTTTACAGGGActtaaaaatatctttactttgaatgaaatgagaaaaacaaaacaaaacgatATCACCACAGGAGTGTAAGTAGACTCCCTCACTAAAAGGAGCTAAATGGACTTGTGTACTGAACCTGATTCTACACTTTAAAATCTAGACATGGATTGCATGTGTGCATCAAAACACTTACTGGCTGtaaacaaaaatgcaaaatctgtattcacaaaaatattttattggtAATTTTACATAATACCAGATGGGACTGTAAATAATTCTGCTCTGTATATTGCTAAGTGCGGAAATGTTGACAGTTTATGCCATAAAGTAGGATACTGAGTTTTTTCACATGGTTTATGACATAATACATTCTAATAGGCCAAATCAACATTAAAGAAATTGActtgggaacaaaaaaaaaattatagcaTTGTTATTTCCTTATGCTTGTGCAACGTCTGTTACTCCTGTAATGAAATGAAGTGACTATGTGAGACTAGATAAACTTGGGGCAAGGAAATAACACTTAAGCAGAAATGAGAAATGCacttctgttatttttaaagcttttccaAACTTTCCTATTTCCAAATGTTAATTTTTGCCAAATGTGTCCTCATCTGAGATACAACATAGAATGCCAGTGTACAGTGACAATGCAGACCTTCACCTGAATTGTAAGGTTAACCAATCAATACTTAGAATGTGTTTTctattttgcttgtaaacattACAATAAGTGTTTTAAAGTGTGAAAAAATATTGGTAAAACCATCAACATAATTCAGTCATCTAGTAAAATGTGTCAAACATTGGCAAAAATTCGtacaaatgttttatttaataaCATTTTTCCTATTTAACCACACCAAGTACCAGCAGGTGTTTAAGATAATTATGAAAATTCTGTTGCAGCAATAGTTAAGTTGATCTTTGACTTGCATACATATAACTATGTTTCACAATTCTCAAATAATACATATTTAGGCAGCTTGAACTATGTTATAAAAATTTTAATTCAGTACATGCCAATAATAGAGACTCCAAGAGATGTGTTAGAATTTACTAAACTAAAAGTGAAAATGGACTTACCAATAACACTGCATAATGAACATTCAAACCACATTTTCATGGCACCTTTacacatgaaaattaaaaagttgGCCTGAAAAATGCTATGTAAGCATTTCTAGATTGCATTTAAATTATTGTTTCTACCACTgcactttttcattttttctttttaaatgcataAATTATGTTCCAGTCAATGTATCAATTGTGCATGAATATCCTGTCATGAAAATGTGGTAACAGGTGACAGAAGTTATGTATTTGCATGTTTTGAAGAGACTAAAGAAACCAGAAATAAACTTTAATGAGATTCTCCATTCAGTGATGATGCTTCTCCTCTGGGTGAAGATGACCTGGACATTCCCCTTTCTGTGTTGTCAGAGCTAGAACCACTCTGACTGTGTTgatctgcagaagcagcactggaAGCAGGTGGTGACTTAGTTTTCTCCTTAAAGTCTGTAATTATGACTGTCAGATCTCCAACGGTAACTTCCAAATGCTGAGCACTACTTCGATCCACATTTTTCAATCTTGGCCTAAAATAAGCAAATAGTCATTAAAAGCACATGCACCATTTTACTATCTTGTCTTCCTTCTGTATTTTAGGGGCTCTGAGGAACGTAAGACTGCTATGTGCAACACgtaaaacacaggaaaacacCACACCATAAGTAGTTATGGTGAAGTGTTTCCTAGTACATTTCATATTATCCAGCTGAACACAACATATTACCTTCTCCTACGATTATTTAAAAGTTGACCTTATGAATAATGTAGCTGTGCAGCAATATGGATGTCTTTCACATGTGAAggtttttacatttaaaatttaAGTCTGTCTTTATTGTGGCTATAGAAAGTTGTACATTTGATCCAGAGAAAGatccatttctgcagcagccttAAAGCAACAATTCTAATTAGAGACTGATGTTCAATAATGAAGATGTTGCTGTCTGTTTTGAATTCAACAGCACAAATAAAGTTAACTTCCAGCAGGTACTACTTCATTTAAAAACCTCACTAGGACTGCTAGTATTCTATTTGACTGGACTTTGCATTCACAGTGCAGTATTTCTGgcatattctgtgatttacatTATGCACAGATCTGAGTATTGCACACATTGTTAGGCTAAGTATCTTCATCTAATCTTTCAACTGATTTTCACAAGAAGaacaaaataacatttttactTATGTTTTGCCATCACATTTTTCCTAATTATAAGCATAAAGTACTTTcagtttattattttcctttgactGCCATGAAAAACTGTCACCAGACAGTTTATACAACTGGTTATAAACAGCATAGCTTTATGTATTTAACAGACTCCACAGCTTTCACTACCTCAAGCTGCAATAAAATAACGACATGATGTTAGCAGGTGTACTAACAGCAAAGCCCTAACTTTTACCCCATCATCTGACTTTGAAGTAGAACTGGTTCCTAGTCACTTCAGCTGAAACACTTCATGCCTTTCCTTCGCTAGAACAGAGAAAGGCATTCACATCTTGTTCCCCTGAGGCTGAAGTATCACAACTGAAGaactgaagagaaaatgaaaatctgCTGCTCTTTAACAtgggaacagagagaaaaattcaGCATTACCAACCTGACTAAGTGCCATGCCTGGAGCTTATTAATTATATTGGGTGTACATGCAAGTTTCCAAAAATAACGTACaaggcaaagagaaaaggaTATCCTTTTCCCAAAGGATACTGCAGAAATATGTGTAAACTGAATCAAGCATTTTTAACTTGCTATCCTACCCAGAAAATACATTCtgtgaaaaactgaaaaaaagtagCCTAGTTATTTCAAATAGTAATTCTTAATGAAAATCTTAATACTGGTATTTCAGGTATTTCTTCCATATTCTCCCCCCTTCCTTATCTCACTTtggcatttttaaaatgtactaCTGCAATTTAACCATCAATATTTCAATTTATAATATTTAATTAGCTTAACTAAAACACACTTTGTTAACTTCAGATACTTCATAACTTAAGCACTTCAGCTTAATGGGCAAGCTAATAAATttgagtattaaaaaaaataaaaggaaggaatATCTTAGTATCCTTAATCCTAATCATGACTTCAATGACTGTTCTTCCTTGACTCTTCATCTCTCCCTGGTCTCAATGATCTTATTTCAGGAACAGAAGAATCATCTGCTACTTCTCTGCACAACTAATTCCAAAGGAATCTTCCTTGGCTGGACTACTTCGGAGTGGGCTGGAACGcttccaaaaaaaccaaaaccaaaacaaattagTAGTTCCTCCCACATCTGATTAGACTGTGTGTCTTATACACAGATTTTTTGGCACAGCACTTTTTGCCACAATGAATTTATGCTTAGATGGTGATGATTTAGGGACTAAaacctgctgcttttgttttgcgGTCTGTACCCTCCTGACTGCAAGATCAAGGCTTTTACAACTGCTTGTCTGTACTGCAATATTTAATGTTCTCAGTTCTAACAGTTCAAGGTTTCCTTCAGTACCCCAGATGCAGCATAGAGATTTTTATCACTAGGTAATATACGTGTCTTATGTCATCACATTAATTTGTGCCCTAGTTCAGCCTTTCAAAGTTCATTCCGTGTTACTTTCCCACTCTTCTGCAGTCTGGTActggttctctctctctctctcattttgcATGAAATCTCCAGAAATGACAAGTATCAACTGTTTACCTATTACAGTTTTGTGTGGTGCGAGAAACATCTGTAACCCCTAACACAAACAATCAATCTTCCTCTATATTCAGATGGTTTCCATCTTCTGGTCAAAATTACAAACTGCATGTTTTCTTCATATTTAATAGGCATTCTAAATTGAGGAAATTTCACACAAACATATTTAGCCATATTTTTGAAAGAGTTCACCACAGAACTTACAAAgcagtaaaatcactgaacttttttttttttttaaagttatgtGTTACCAATACTGCAAAAGTTTCTAAAATTTTTACCTGGTTTTCTTATGACTGTTCTTTTTGCTTGTTGTctccttttcacttttttccttttctactttgtcttttttctctttctttgattGTGTAGGGGGCACAAATTGTTGTGGGACCTGTTGTGCAACCAGCTGAGAGACAGGTCGAGGTTTCCTGtgtgcacacatacacagacaTGTATAATGCTCAAACTTCATAAGCCTCAAGCTGTCCACATTTTAGTTATTAACAATCACTATGAAAAGAAACATTGCTACAACTTATCTTGCTGCTAATACTTCATTACAATACCGTATCAAATTTAAACCCATTACAGCCTTTTGTTTCACTTGCATTATCAATGCACGAGTtggttttttgttagtttgggctgggggggagggctGTTGTTTGTGCTTTGGTTGTTACTTGTTtgggctcttttttttcttttgggtggggggtggaggtgtttggttgttttttttttcaaggatttAGAGACAAGACTTTTTCACGTGCCCTTTTCTCCCAGCTGTCATACACAGAGACTTACACAGAGTGAATTCCAGAAGATGAGGCTTCCAGAGGGAATACTTTACCACCCACTCCCAGCCCCATCCAATGACAAGGCAGTCAATTTTGAGTGTACTCCAGTACAAAAGTATACAATCCATATcacaaaaaggaaagagctgACCTTTCGGGTATCAGAGCTAAAGCTACTGTTGGCCTGACAGAGTAAAACTTCTTTTCAGCTCCAAAAAATTCATTGAGAGCAATGACAAATGCTGTTGTGTATCATTTTTATCAAGCtgttcactggaaaaaaaaacattcttcacTATTATCAAGATGTAGCTGTCAGTACATATATACTTTAAAAGCTGGTAACAGAAACTTCTGACCACATTGCGTCAGGATACACAACACAGGTTTCGTTTTCAAGTTTTGATCCAAACTAAAAACCGGGGTGGGAAGAGGAATAGCAGGCAAAACAACTTTAGTTTACTATTTTTACGTTTTCTGAAACATTATTCTGCAATGGCTTCACTTTTAGAATAACTGTATTCcagtagaaaacaaaataatttgaaacGAAGTATTTTACTCCATCCAATGCAAGTCTATTTCTTTAAGATTTTAGAAGTAAATTTCAAGTCATAGCATATAAAATGgaaggttctgtgattctattgagACTCTGAAGATgaagatttcttctccaaaagagTGTTTACCCTATGAAATTCTTGGGTTCTGTTACTTAAGTGATGCTGATGGGTCATCTTAGAAAGAGCACAAATTATATGCACTGTGATACTCCAAAAATACAAAGCAGTTATTAAAGCAATAGAAGCTATCAGCTATTACACATACTTATTTATCTCAGCCCACAGGATCACATTATTGACACTTCTTGCTTAGGTCATAAGTAAAttaacaaaagcagaaaaatcaagGCAGCTCCCATTAGcaagttttatttttagtaaGTATTGGAGTAGTTCATGTTACAGAGTGCAGGCCGAGTTACGAGAATCTATAAAGCGTGGGGAAGGCAGTTAATATAAACCATCTCAGATTTCATGAGTCTTCACAGCAAGTTCTTAATGAATTAAAGTAAAAATAGAAACTACTAATAATGTCAACACAATAGAAGTCTGGAGTGAAAACTAGACTACCACATACCCACTCATGAACTAAGCTCACACCATGTCATGGAGAGCTCAAGATCAGCCACGGATCACTTAGTGAAAACTACCCAACTTATATCAGCTGGCAAATATATGACTgcctgtttttaaaaagaaagcattgtAACTAGGACCTTGGAAAACCACAATATATGGACTCCAAAACAATCACTGAAATGACAAAATGGACTACAATTGCTTACATTAACAGACTACATAGGACATTTTTGAGAAAACTTGTCTCAAAACTGGTTTGACCTTTCATCATAGCAGCTCACAACAAAGCAAGAACAACCAAGGTGTAATTGAAGAAGCTTCTCATTTCGGGTGGAAAACACTTGTGATATATAAACAAAAGTAATAATCTGTCTTGAAGATTGCTTCAGGAGTTATGGATACAGTGAGTTAGTATTTCTAGTGACAGCCAAGTAAAAATCTTGTAATTACTACATAGTGACCTGAGAGGATCCATCTGACATGTTACTTATGAATTAACGTGAACTTATCAACATGGAATTAATTattgcccagggctgtggacaACACCATGACCATGGAAACTCGTTAAAAAAGgatagaaagggaaaaaaaaaatatcttagcCAACTATTTGCAACAATTTCAATCCCTGAGGGCAAACTAGGTAATGTCTATTAGACTACAGATGGGAAATTAAAATTGAAACTATGTCCTAGGTTTAGAACTTTTCTCTAGTACCATAAAACAAATGAGACTGACAAAAAATACCTTTGCCACAAGGAACAGAAGTCAGTTAAGACCAAAAAAACATAGAGAAATTATGTTTGGGAAGATGCAGTATGAATTAATCAAGAGGTTCTTTGTGGCCTTGCTGTTACAAGGAATTCCATTCAGTTATTTCATTCCTAGCAATTAAGCATCCATCTTTTCGTTGTCAATTATTTCTATAGCTGTCAGTTATACCTCTGTTCCAAAATTTATTACCTGCACTGTCATTTCCAGATTTCTTAAATGAGGCATTCACTGTTTTTATAttaaaacactgagaaaaataataatatattcAAATCTCTAAGAGCATCTTTCAAgcattcaattattttttttttctaggtacTCAAAAAAGGGCTACTGAATTGCAACCAGGCACTTTGCAAGTCATGCAGACTTCAGGAGATAACTTTGGCACTCATGTAGCTTTAACCTGGTAAGATTTAGTGGAGCTGAATCATGTCATTCAAGGATGAAGCAATTCATAGAGAAGGCTCTCTCTCACAAGATAAATGTACAAAAAACTATTTCTGTAACAGGAAATTGATTTTGATGAGTTGCCAAAATACAACATTTTAAATCACTGGTTTTCAAAACCAGTTAGTTAAAGACTCCTTGGTTTTGGATGCTACAGATCAAGCCAATACAGATAGTGTCAACAGTGCCTTCTATTTCATTAATGTATTTATGGTAATTTGCTTTTTGAGCATATTTGAAAGCACCCAAGCAGACTGGTGTTTAGAAAGAAGCTCTATAAACTCCTGCAGTATGATTACAAGCATTTTTGCCTTTACCTGTGGGCAAGACTTTACAACTCAACAATAGAGGCAGAAACGCTCATAAATACAATACACATTGCTTGGTGAGCCCCTCAAAACTTTGCCTTTTTATCTAATAACTTCACTTCAGTCACTTTAAGTGGAACATTGATCAAGAGAGGCATACACTATTACAAAAGAGAAGAGCTATCCATTCTTTCCAACAGAGGCGAGCTTAATGGTAGAGACCCTAAGCACTACAGACATACCAACAGATTCACTGAGCTTCCAAGAGGTCACTAAACATCATAGCTCAAAATATTATGCCTTTCTTCTAccagttttgcttttcagcagtgcTATCTTTCTATGGCGTCAGCCATACTTCCACCCACATTTCTGTTCCAAATGCATCTATTATGATTGTTAATTATCTAACTCCAACATTGATTTCAAGGTCCTGTATATAAATACTCACATACTCCATAATCTCTTTTATAAAAATAAGGAAACTAaatttttggggggtttattAAAAAGCCAACAGACTAATACAAACATTCAAAGATACAGTTTTTGCCCTCTCTACAATTCTGATTAATGCTTAATGACAACGATGTCATCAATTTAACTCTATTCTTGCTGCAAGATGCAACTGCATTCAAATTCATCTTACAGGATTTGATCTAGCTGGTGTTTTAGTGTATTTATAGAGATTTTTCTATTTAGATTTTGTTTGCAGCAACTCCTTTAACACTGATGCTCTCAAAGGAAGCAAGTATTTAATACTAAGAAAGATGGACTAAGTTTTCGTGGTTGggattcttaaaaaaaaaaagaaaacccaaacagttaTAGCACAGCAATTTACATGCCTAGAGATTAAAAACACCACTTTAAGAATACACACAGTGCATTACATCAAATGATATCTGGAACTTATGATCTGAGTCATTTCCCTCTTGCAGAGCTCAACACAATACCTTCCTGCTCATAAGTAATTTTGGACATCTTACAGAAGTACATACTACCTTAATTTCCCTCACCCGGCACTTACCAATAATCTATATAAAAAGAATTTTCACCACTTTGGTATGGTGAATAACTTGGTCTCATTACAACAAAGTGGGTCCACTTGCAAAATGGAGATAAGCAAACCAATCAGTGCTAATAATCAACAcatgcagcagaagcagtgagCTCTCTGCCACCTGAGCTGTGCATTGAACATACAGACAACCAGACTGGCTCAATGCTGAGGCACCATGCAGTCTGGTTGAATTTGTTTAATTTGTATAGAGCACAACTACATCTGTACAGTGTTGCTTCTACAAACATCACAAGTCCATAAAACAGTCTAATGTTTCCTGCACTACTCAGAATATAAGCTGAAATTCTGACAGACCTGAGCTACTTATCTGTCAAACATGCTCTAGGGTGCATCTGCTAGAGTCTGGAAACAAAGGGCATTATGTAGACAACTCTGACAGTTTTTCCATTAATCAACCCCAAGTCTACCTATATCTTAAAAGAAACTTGTCTCAGCATGATGCACTCCAGTGTGCAGGGTTTGAAGGAGAGTCATCTCTTTGGTCCTGCATATCCTGAACACACAGAATaagactgcagagcagcacacagcaaacagctgctgagaagcagagcacagagacATCAACAGTCCAACAGAGTAGCCAGCACCTTAGGTTTGATTCATTGTCAGCCATGCTGGACTTGAGCTGGTCCACACAGAACCAGTACCCACATTGTTCCAGCATCCACAGATGTCAGAACATTTCTTACACCTTTCTGTATGGAAAGCTAGATGTTGTAATAAAACCTCAGTGTCCAATACATATACCTTTCCAGCCTGTTGTGGGAGAAGTGTATTGTCATCTATAATACACACCTTACAGAGTTCAGATATTCTGAAGACATACTCAAAGGCACACTCTTTTGAAGCCAGATCTCCTCTGCTTTGTGTATTTTACTACTGCCAAAGTATTAAAATTACAATCTCCCAGTATTAacagaaattaagaaaacaCTGTCACCTCAGCTTTCAATCAACCTGAATCCA belongs to Indicator indicator isolate 239-I01 chromosome 3, UM_Iind_1.1, whole genome shotgun sequence and includes:
- the YAF2 gene encoding YY1-associated factor 2 produces the protein MGDKKSPTRPKRQPKPSSDEGYWDCSVCTFRNSAEAFKCMMCDVRKGTSTRKPRPVSQLVAQQVPQQFVPPTQSKKEKKDKVEKEKSEKETTSKKNSHKKTRPRLKNVDRSSAQHLEVTVGDLTVIITDFKEKTKSPPASSAASADQHSQSGSSSDNTERGMSRSSSPRGEASSLNGESH